A stretch of Shinella zoogloeoides DNA encodes these proteins:
- a CDS encoding lytic transglycosylase domain-containing protein — protein MRRLLAALSAACLCASVFSAGMAHAASGDYRGPAAKTAKAEKAEAQGQEKPRKVSSKRGKRKTSADRDEVVVGQLKTFKSTTGYPQADNPLKAGVKAAGYSSLIQTYARTYGVPVDLAHAVVRVESNFNPKARGSAGEIGLMQIKPATARMMGYRGSAKGLFDPETNIKFGMKYLAMAHDLGGGTTCGTILKYNAGHGAKRMNPVSKRYCGKVQSYID, from the coding sequence ATGAGAAGACTTCTTGCTGCCCTCAGCGCGGCCTGCCTTTGCGCGTCCGTTTTTTCCGCCGGCATGGCGCATGCGGCATCCGGCGACTATCGGGGACCGGCTGCAAAGACCGCCAAGGCGGAAAAGGCCGAAGCCCAAGGTCAGGAGAAACCGCGCAAGGTTTCGAGCAAGCGCGGCAAGCGCAAGACGTCCGCCGACAGGGACGAGGTCGTGGTCGGCCAGTTGAAGACCTTCAAGAGCACGACTGGCTATCCGCAGGCCGACAATCCGCTGAAGGCGGGCGTGAAGGCGGCCGGTTATTCCAGCCTCATCCAGACCTATGCGAGGACCTACGGCGTTCCGGTCGACCTTGCCCATGCGGTCGTTCGCGTCGAAAGCAATTTCAACCCCAAGGCCCGCGGCAGCGCCGGCGAAATCGGCCTCATGCAGATCAAGCCGGCGACGGCGCGCATGATGGGCTATCGCGGCAGCGCCAAGGGTCTCTTCGACCCGGAGACGAACATCAAGTTCGGCATGAAGTACCTCGCCATGGCGCATGACCTCGGCGGTGGTACGACCTGCGGCACCATTCTCAAGTACAATGCCGGCCATGGCGCCAAGCGCATGAACCCGGTCTCCAAGCGCTATTGCGGCAAGGTGCAGAGCTATATCGACTGA
- a CDS encoding N-acetylmuramoyl-L-alanine amidase, translating into MSAFTCDYSGATAAPSPNFGERAGGRSPDIILLHYTGMETADGALKWLCAPESQVSCHYFVHEDGRVEQLVREADRAWHAGKSFWQGETDINSASIGIEIANPGHPGGLPDFPDAQVRAVVELCLDCGGRWGIAPERVLAHSDVAPIRKVDPGEKFPWARLHASGVGHWVEPSAITGGRFFQRGDAGQPVEALQTMLSLYGYGIEIDGTYSEKTEGVVAAFQRHFRTDRVDGIADFSTIDTLHRLLSALPRLVA; encoded by the coding sequence ATGAGCGCATTCACATGTGACTATTCCGGCGCGACCGCTGCGCCGTCGCCGAATTTCGGCGAGAGGGCGGGCGGGCGCTCGCCCGATATCATCCTCCTGCATTATACCGGCATGGAAACGGCGGACGGCGCGCTGAAGTGGCTTTGCGCGCCCGAAAGCCAGGTCTCCTGTCATTACTTCGTGCATGAGGACGGGCGCGTCGAGCAGCTCGTGCGCGAGGCGGATCGCGCCTGGCACGCCGGCAAGAGCTTCTGGCAGGGCGAGACCGACATCAATTCGGCCTCCATCGGCATCGAGATCGCCAATCCCGGTCATCCCGGCGGACTGCCGGATTTCCCGGATGCGCAGGTCCGGGCGGTCGTCGAACTTTGTCTCGATTGTGGCGGAAGGTGGGGAATCGCCCCTGAAAGGGTGCTCGCGCACAGCGATGTGGCCCCCATCCGCAAGGTCGATCCGGGTGAAAAATTCCCATGGGCGCGCCTCCATGCGTCGGGCGTCGGGCATTGGGTGGAGCCGTCCGCCATCACCGGCGGGCGCTTCTTCCAGCGGGGGGATGCCGGCCAGCCCGTCGAGGCGTTGCAGACCATGCTGTCGCTCTATGGCTATGGTATTGAAATCGATGGGACTTACTCGGAAAAGACCGAGGGCGTGGTCGCGGCTTTCCAGCGTCATTTCCGGACTGATCGGGTCGATGGCATCGCCGATTTTTCGACCATCGACACGCTGCACAGGCTGCTGTCCGCGCTTCCGCGACTGGTAGCTTGA
- a CDS encoding J domain-containing protein, producing the protein MFQNSPSCFISAVWDRLVGMVSDAASNVLSGVVEAVRTLFEGDPETRRQVAFSVAMIALSAKMAKADGIVTTAEVDAFKDIFKYPDNQAANVARLYNLARQDVAGYEAYAEKMKALCVSCEKNCPILEDIVDGLFHIAKADGLIHESEMAYLSRVAEIFGMADERFEQITARHVHISGRDPYKVLGVKPSDDFAEIRKRYRVLASENHPDTLVARGVPAEFHQIANDRMAALNAAYEAIEKERCAA; encoded by the coding sequence ATGTTCCAGAATTCGCCGAGTTGCTTCATCAGTGCCGTATGGGATCGCCTTGTCGGCATGGTCTCCGATGCCGCCAGCAACGTGCTGTCCGGCGTGGTCGAGGCTGTGCGGACGCTCTTCGAGGGCGATCCGGAAACACGCCGGCAGGTTGCCTTCTCCGTCGCAATGATCGCGCTTTCCGCCAAGATGGCGAAGGCGGACGGCATCGTCACGACCGCCGAGGTCGATGCCTTCAAGGACATCTTCAAGTATCCCGACAACCAGGCGGCCAATGTCGCCCGGCTGTATAATCTCGCCCGGCAGGACGTCGCCGGCTACGAGGCCTATGCGGAGAAGATGAAAGCGCTCTGCGTCTCCTGCGAGAAGAACTGCCCCATCCTCGAGGATATCGTCGACGGCCTGTTCCATATCGCCAAGGCCGATGGGCTGATCCACGAGAGCGAGATGGCATATCTGTCGCGCGTGGCGGAAATCTTCGGCATGGCCGACGAGCGCTTCGAGCAGATCACGGCGCGTCACGTCCATATCAGCGGCCGCGACCCCTACAAGGTTCTCGGCGTCAAGCCGAGCGACGACTTTGCCGAAATCCGCAAGCGCTACCGGGTGCTTGCGTCGGAGAACCATCCTGATACGCTGGTTGCGCGTGGCGTGCCGGCCGAGTTCCATCAGATCGCGAACGACCGCATGGCCGCGCTCAACGCTGCCTATGAGGCGATCGAGAAGGAACGCTGCGCCGCATGA
- a CDS encoding pyrophosphate--fructose-6-phosphate 1-phosphotransferase has translation MAKQKVAMLTAGGLAPCLSSAVGGLIERYSDVAPEIELVAYRSGYQGLLLADRIEITKDMREKAPLLHRYGGSPIGNSRVKLTNAADCVKRGLVKEGENPLRVAAERLAKDGITILHTIGGDDTNTTAADLAAYLGANGYNLTVVGLPKTVDNDVVPIRQSLGAWTAAEVGAGFFDHVSNEQSAAPKTLVVHEVMGRHCGWLTAATARAYIQKTSGNDYVDGFMMNKQLKNIDGLYLPELDFNLEAEAERLKAVMDRAGFVTLFVSEGACLDAIVAEREAAGETVKRDAFGHVKIDTINVGNWFSKQFAALLGAERAMVQKSGYYARSAPANRDDLRLIQSMTDLAVESALNKVSGVTGHDEGQGGKLRTIEFPRIKGGKHFDTSARWFGEVMDSIGQKWKPAA, from the coding sequence ATGGCCAAGCAGAAAGTCGCAATGCTGACCGCCGGCGGGCTCGCGCCCTGTCTGTCGTCCGCCGTCGGAGGCCTCATCGAACGCTACAGCGACGTTGCGCCGGAGATCGAGCTGGTCGCCTATCGCTCCGGCTACCAGGGCCTCCTGCTTGCCGACCGGATCGAGATCACGAAGGACATGCGCGAGAAGGCGCCCCTCCTCCATCGCTACGGCGGCTCGCCCATCGGCAACAGCCGGGTGAAGCTGACGAACGCCGCCGACTGCGTGAAGCGCGGCCTCGTCAAGGAAGGCGAGAACCCGCTGCGCGTGGCCGCCGAGCGGCTCGCCAAGGACGGCATCACCATCCTCCACACCATCGGCGGCGACGACACCAACACCACGGCCGCCGACCTTGCCGCCTATCTCGGCGCGAACGGCTACAACCTCACCGTGGTCGGCCTGCCGAAGACCGTCGACAACGACGTCGTGCCGATCCGCCAGTCGCTCGGCGCCTGGACGGCCGCCGAAGTCGGCGCCGGCTTCTTCGACCATGTCAGCAACGAGCAGAGCGCCGCGCCGAAGACACTCGTCGTGCACGAGGTCATGGGCCGCCATTGCGGCTGGCTCACCGCCGCCACCGCGCGCGCCTATATCCAGAAGACCAGCGGCAACGACTATGTCGACGGCTTCATGATGAACAAGCAGCTCAAGAACATCGACGGCCTCTACCTGCCGGAGCTGGACTTCAACCTCGAAGCCGAGGCCGAACGGCTGAAGGCGGTCATGGACCGCGCCGGCTTCGTCACGCTGTTCGTCTCGGAAGGCGCCTGCCTCGACGCCATCGTCGCCGAGCGGGAAGCGGCCGGCGAGACCGTCAAGCGCGATGCCTTCGGCCATGTGAAGATCGACACGATCAATGTCGGCAACTGGTTCTCCAAGCAGTTCGCCGCCCTGCTCGGCGCCGAGCGCGCCATGGTGCAGAAGTCGGGCTACTACGCCCGCTCCGCCCCGGCGAACCGCGACGACCTGCGCCTCATCCAGAGCATGACCGACCTTGCCGTCGAAAGCGCGCTGAACAAGGTTTCCGGCGTCACCGGCCATGACGAAGGCCAGGGCGGCAAGCTGCGCACCATCGAGTTCCCGCGCATCAAGGGCGGCAAGCACTTCGACACCTCCGCCAGGTGGTTCGGCGAGGTGATGGACAGCATCGGCCAGAAGTGGAAGCCGGCGGCCTGA
- a CDS encoding LysE family translocator: MSFDHWLAFAAASAVMLAIPGPTILLVISYALSHGRRTAGATVAGVALGDFTAMTASMLGLGALLAASAAVFTVLKWVGAAYLVWLGIKLWRAPATIGAEGEAPAEEKPLRIFAHAYVVTALNPKSIVFFVAFLPQFLDLSRPVLPQMVIFEATFLVLATLNAFSYALLASAARKTIRNPTVQKVVNRTGGTLLIGAGLLTAGLKRAAA; this comes from the coding sequence ATGTCCTTCGACCATTGGCTCGCCTTCGCCGCCGCATCCGCCGTCATGCTCGCCATTCCGGGTCCGACGATCCTCCTCGTCATCTCCTATGCGCTCAGCCATGGCCGGCGCACGGCGGGGGCGACCGTCGCGGGTGTCGCGCTCGGCGACTTCACCGCCATGACCGCCTCCATGCTCGGCCTCGGCGCGCTGCTCGCCGCCTCCGCCGCCGTCTTCACCGTGTTGAAATGGGTGGGCGCGGCCTATCTTGTCTGGCTCGGCATCAAGCTCTGGCGCGCACCCGCCACGATAGGCGCGGAGGGCGAGGCCCCGGCGGAAGAAAAGCCCTTGCGCATCTTCGCCCATGCCTATGTCGTGACGGCGCTGAACCCCAAGAGCATCGTCTTCTTCGTGGCCTTCCTGCCGCAGTTCCTCGACCTCTCCCGGCCGGTGCTGCCGCAGATGGTGATCTTCGAGGCGACCTTCCTCGTCCTCGCCACGCTGAACGCCTTCTCCTATGCCCTGCTCGCCTCCGCGGCACGCAAAACCATCCGGAACCCCACGGTCCAGAAGGTCGTGAACCGCACCGGCGGAACGCTCCTGATCGGCGCCGGACTGCTCACCGCAGGCCTCAAACGGGCGGCGGCATGA
- a CDS encoding lytic transglycosylase domain-containing protein: MADTPVSRPARVAALACAGLLATLAGCASVAEDAVTAKTVTPAPATAATTDIAAADGTTTEVAYAALPVAKPGTENTATALPTPIAVAGDTAAAAVPVSALAEAKAETGAAAATAALAGNTGNGVTAVAGMPPAYDTVIGVSVMEPGFDTGEPEGLEQLVASRKIVPMAKPATISNAVLTTETRLTVPQTEQPFKKSGTPIDALITKYAALYGIPESLLHRVVRRESTYNPRAFNRGHYGLMQIKYSTAKSMGYEGPAEGLFDAETNIKYAGKYLRGAWMVADDKNDGAVQLYAAGYYYHAKRKGLLDETGLR, from the coding sequence ATGGCTGATACCCCCGTTTCCCGTCCGGCACGCGTTGCCGCGCTTGCCTGTGCAGGCCTTCTTGCAACGCTTGCGGGCTGCGCCAGCGTCGCTGAGGACGCGGTGACGGCCAAGACCGTGACGCCCGCCCCGGCCACCGCCGCGACGACGGATATCGCCGCCGCTGACGGCACGACCACGGAAGTCGCCTATGCGGCTCTCCCCGTCGCTAAGCCCGGCACGGAAAACACCGCCACCGCCCTGCCGACGCCGATTGCCGTCGCGGGCGATACGGCGGCTGCCGCAGTTCCGGTCTCCGCCCTTGCCGAGGCCAAGGCGGAAACGGGCGCTGCCGCCGCCACCGCCGCGCTTGCCGGCAATACGGGCAATGGCGTGACCGCCGTCGCCGGAATGCCGCCGGCCTACGACACCGTCATCGGCGTCTCCGTCATGGAGCCGGGCTTCGACACGGGCGAGCCGGAAGGCCTCGAACAGCTCGTCGCCAGCCGCAAGATCGTGCCGATGGCCAAGCCGGCAACGATCAGCAACGCCGTCCTGACAACCGAGACGCGCCTGACGGTGCCGCAGACCGAGCAGCCGTTCAAGAAGTCCGGCACGCCGATCGACGCGCTGATCACCAAATACGCCGCCCTCTACGGTATTCCGGAATCGCTGCTGCACCGCGTCGTGCGGCGCGAAAGCACCTACAATCCGAGAGCTTTCAATCGCGGCCACTACGGCCTGATGCAGATCAAGTATTCGACGGCCAAGAGCATGGGCTACGAAGGCCCGGCGGAAGGCCTGTTCGACGCCGAGACGAACATTAAATATGCCGGCAAGTACCTGCGCGGCGCATGGATGGTCGCGGACGACAAGAACGACGGCGCCGTGCAGCTTTACGCCGCCGGCTACTATTACCACGCCAAGCGCAAGGGCCTGCTGGACGAAACCGGCTTGCGGTGA
- a CDS encoding GNAT family N-acetyltransferase, with protein MQIKIVHGKAVMPHIADLARLRTDVFRAFPYLYEGSEDYEVSYLATYAQSPESLFVLALNGGRIVGASTGVPMTDASEVFKAPFVDAGIDPATVFYFGESVLLPAYRGRGLGVRFFEEREAYARRLNRFDWCAFCAVERPKDHPLRPADYMPLDEFWGRRGYAHRADLRTMLAWQDIGEEGESEKPMSFWLKRAR; from the coding sequence ATGCAGATCAAGATCGTCCACGGCAAGGCCGTCATGCCGCATATCGCCGATCTCGCGCGCCTGCGCACCGACGTCTTCCGCGCCTTCCCCTATCTCTACGAGGGCAGCGAGGACTACGAGGTCTCCTATCTGGCAACCTATGCGCAATCGCCCGAAAGCCTCTTCGTGCTGGCGCTGAACGGGGGGCGGATCGTCGGCGCCTCGACGGGCGTGCCGATGACCGATGCGTCCGAGGTCTTCAAGGCGCCATTCGTCGATGCCGGCATCGATCCGGCAACGGTCTTCTATTTCGGGGAATCCGTGCTTCTGCCAGCCTATCGGGGCAGGGGGCTTGGTGTGCGGTTCTTCGAGGAGCGAGAGGCCTATGCGCGTCGCCTTAACCGTTTCGACTGGTGCGCCTTCTGCGCGGTGGAGCGGCCGAAGGACCATCCGCTGCGCCCGGCGGACTATATGCCGCTGGACGAATTCTGGGGTAGGCGCGGCTATGCGCACCGCGCGGATCTGCGCACGATGCTGGCCTGGCAGGATATCGGTGAAGAAGGCGAGAGCGAGAAGCCGATGTCGTTCTGGCTGAAACGGGCGCGGTAG
- a CDS encoding ketosteroid isomerase-related protein, whose amino-acid sequence MPAKETIRAYYDAFNRQDMEAFFDLLHDDVIHDINQGGRQVGKDAFRDFMAHMNRCYRETLTDIVIMSNDDGTRGSAEFVVNGQYLASDEGLPEANGQTYVLPAGAFFEIRDGKVARISNTYNLNDWIAQVGA is encoded by the coding sequence ATGCCAGCAAAAGAGACGATCCGCGCCTATTACGATGCTTTCAACAGGCAGGACATGGAGGCCTTCTTCGATCTCTTGCACGACGATGTCATCCACGACATCAATCAGGGCGGCCGCCAGGTCGGCAAGGATGCCTTCCGCGATTTCATGGCGCACATGAACCGCTGCTACCGCGAGACACTGACAGATATCGTCATCATGTCGAATGACGACGGCACGCGCGGCTCCGCCGAATTCGTGGTCAACGGCCAGTACCTCGCCTCCGACGAGGGCCTGCCGGAGGCGAACGGCCAAACTTATGTCCTGCCGGCCGGCGCTTTCTTCGAGATCCGCGACGGCAAGGTGGCTCGCATCTCCAACACCTACAATCTCAACGACTGGATCGCTCAGGTCGGCGCCTGA
- a CDS encoding serine hydrolase domain-containing protein, with protein sequence MGRFYRLAAWTLSLLVLTVLVGASWIIVSPPSLLSVGSGYAAKIVCSNVFVAGRDPEEVLARDVQAPGHPLLRLMRQSVDLSEKTVTTHLLGIFAPGHAVWNEGFGCSTVPDGDFHAARQAVSDVPLPDIPKGDPAVLWPVGEAVTQDPRIAALLADPALAGPGMRAIVVVHDGRIVAEAYGEGFSAGTPLLGWSMAKTVNAALLGRVFQVGGLSPRADNLFAEWRGDGRARITLAQLLAMESGLAFNEGYGGVADVTRMLFLEPDMTRFVLSLPLEARPGEKFNYSSGTAVLLSRLWMEALGGRVQALSFPAKALFGPLGMASAVMEPDETGIFVGSSYMYATARDWARFSLLLLNDGVWNGARLLPEGFVTAMATPGAGSDGAYSRMQTWTKGPGEKRDADYGLPAGTFWMRGHDGQSAAIVPARGLAVIRLGLTPSKLDYRPQTLVRRILDVLDAAKAQAPT encoded by the coding sequence ATGGGACGATTCTACAGGCTGGCCGCCTGGACGCTTTCTCTGCTCGTTCTCACCGTGCTGGTGGGGGCGAGCTGGATCATCGTATCGCCGCCGTCGCTGCTGAGCGTCGGGTCCGGCTATGCGGCCAAGATCGTCTGTTCGAACGTCTTCGTCGCCGGGCGGGACCCTGAGGAAGTGCTGGCGCGGGACGTGCAGGCGCCCGGCCATCCGCTGCTGCGGCTGATGCGGCAGAGTGTCGATCTTTCGGAAAAGACGGTGACCACCCATCTGCTCGGCATCTTCGCGCCGGGCCATGCGGTGTGGAACGAGGGGTTCGGCTGCTCGACCGTGCCGGACGGCGATTTCCACGCGGCGCGGCAGGCGGTGTCGGACGTGCCGCTGCCGGATATCCCGAAGGGCGATCCGGCCGTCCTCTGGCCGGTGGGCGAGGCCGTGACGCAGGACCCGCGGATTGCGGCGCTGCTGGCCGATCCCGCGCTTGCCGGCCCGGGCATGCGGGCCATCGTCGTCGTGCATGACGGCCGCATCGTCGCGGAGGCCTATGGCGAGGGTTTTTCCGCAGGGACGCCGCTGCTCGGCTGGTCGATGGCCAAGACGGTCAATGCCGCGCTGCTAGGCCGGGTGTTCCAGGTCGGCGGGCTTTCGCCGCGCGCGGACAATCTCTTTGCGGAATGGCGCGGCGACGGGCGCGCGCGGATCACGCTCGCGCAGCTTCTCGCCATGGAGAGCGGGCTTGCCTTCAACGAGGGCTATGGCGGGGTCGCCGACGTCACGCGCATGCTGTTCCTCGAGCCGGACATGACGCGCTTTGTGCTGTCCCTGCCGCTCGAGGCGAGGCCGGGCGAGAAATTCAACTATTCCAGTGGCACGGCGGTGCTGCTCTCGCGCCTGTGGATGGAGGCGCTCGGCGGGCGGGTGCAGGCGCTGTCCTTCCCGGCCAAGGCGCTGTTCGGGCCGCTCGGCATGGCGAGCGCGGTGATGGAGCCGGACGAGACGGGCATCTTCGTCGGCTCGTCCTACATGTATGCGACGGCGCGGGACTGGGCGCGCTTCTCGCTGCTGCTCCTGAACGACGGGGTGTGGAACGGTGCGCGGCTGTTGCCGGAGGGGTTCGTCACGGCCATGGCGACGCCGGGCGCGGGCTCCGATGGCGCCTATAGCCGCATGCAGACCTGGACGAAGGGACCGGGGGAAAAGCGGGACGCCGATTACGGGTTGCCCGCCGGCACCTTCTGGATGCGAGGGCATGACGGCCAGTCGGCCGCCATCGTTCCCGCGCGCGGGCTGGCGGTGATCCGCCTGGGGCTGACGCCGTCGAAACTCGACTACCGGCCCCAGACGCTGGTCAGGCGCATTCTCGACGTGCTGGACGCGGCGAAGGCTCAGGCGCCGACCTGA
- a CDS encoding putative bifunctional diguanylate cyclase/phosphodiesterase has protein sequence MMLKTLLPRIEQRYALAGSLFGTFLPAVCLAADQLLREPEQASLFDFSAPAATALALMPVFFGVGFYQIGHSKAQLIEEISQRRQTEQRLTHAAHHDRLTGLANRYCLERDIQARVEERGAHRPALLLIDLDRFKLVNDSLGHDVGDQLLAAIADRLTRALPAPSRVYRLGGDEFVVGIPGRPSEGKVEDVCRTICSLFEEPFELKHHLVASGCSIGVTFLEAGDTTMSELLKRADVALYEAKAMQGSSFRFFDAVLAADMQERAAIEDDLARAIAAGEFFLEYQPIVGVESRSVRAFEALVRWRHPQKGVIGPDVFIPAAEKTGLILPLGDWVMREACREAARWPTPAGVAVNVVGDQFKDYAFVDRVKACLAEAGLAPGRLTIEVKEAVFSADQAAIRATLGQLRAHGVRVALDDFGIGFSSINNLRAFPIDQLKIDRSFARTMMENKREADLVDIILKLGQTFQVATTVEGIESEGQLDFIRQRGASEAQGYLISGPVAATDVIAFLTRPEIRLSA, from the coding sequence ATGATGTTGAAAACCTTGTTGCCGAGGATCGAGCAGCGCTATGCGCTGGCAGGATCGCTCTTCGGAACCTTTCTTCCAGCAGTCTGCCTTGCTGCCGATCAGCTTCTGCGCGAGCCGGAGCAGGCGAGCCTCTTCGATTTTTCCGCGCCGGCGGCGACCGCGCTTGCCCTCATGCCCGTCTTCTTCGGCGTCGGCTTCTACCAGATCGGCCACTCCAAGGCGCAGCTTATCGAGGAGATCAGCCAGCGCCGGCAGACGGAGCAGCGGCTGACGCATGCCGCCCATCACGACCGGCTGACGGGGCTTGCCAACCGCTATTGCCTGGAGCGCGACATACAGGCCCGCGTGGAGGAGAGAGGAGCGCACCGGCCGGCGCTTCTCCTCATCGACCTCGACCGCTTCAAGCTCGTCAACGACAGCCTCGGCCACGATGTCGGCGACCAGCTTCTGGCCGCCATCGCCGACCGACTGACCCGGGCGCTTCCGGCGCCGTCGCGCGTCTACCGCCTCGGCGGCGACGAATTCGTCGTCGGCATCCCGGGCCGTCCCTCCGAGGGCAAGGTCGAGGATGTCTGCCGCACCATCTGCAGCCTCTTCGAGGAACCGTTCGAGCTGAAGCATCATCTCGTCGCTAGCGGTTGCAGCATCGGCGTCACCTTCCTGGAGGCGGGCGACACGACCATGTCGGAACTCCTCAAGCGGGCCGACGTCGCCCTCTACGAGGCCAAGGCGATGCAGGGCAGCAGCTTCCGCTTCTTCGACGCGGTGCTTGCCGCCGACATGCAGGAACGCGCGGCGATCGAGGACGATCTGGCGCGGGCGATCGCGGCGGGCGAGTTCTTCCTGGAATACCAGCCCATCGTCGGCGTCGAGAGCCGTTCCGTGCGCGCCTTCGAGGCGCTCGTGCGCTGGCGGCATCCGCAAAAGGGCGTCATCGGCCCGGATGTCTTCATTCCGGCTGCGGAAAAGACCGGCCTCATCCTGCCGCTTGGCGACTGGGTGATGCGCGAGGCCTGCCGGGAGGCGGCGCGCTGGCCGACGCCGGCCGGGGTCGCGGTCAACGTGGTGGGCGACCAGTTCAAGGACTATGCCTTCGTCGATCGCGTGAAGGCCTGCCTTGCCGAAGCGGGCCTTGCGCCCGGCCGCCTGACCATCGAGGTCAAGGAAGCCGTCTTCTCGGCGGACCAGGCGGCGATCCGCGCGACCCTCGGCCAGTTGCGCGCCCATGGCGTGCGGGTCGCGCTCGACGATTTCGGCATCGGCTTCTCCTCGATCAATAACCTGCGCGCCTTCCCCATCGACCAGCTCAAGATCGACCGGTCCTTCGCGCGGACGATGATGGAGAACAAGCGCGAGGCCGATCTCGTCGACATCATCCTGAAGCTCGGCCAGACCTTCCAGGTGGCGACGACGGTGGAGGGCATCGAGTCCGAGGGACAGCTCGATTTCATCCGCCAGCGCGGCGCGTCGGAGGCGCAGGGCTACCTGATCTCCGGGCCTGTCGCCGCAACCGATGTCATCGCCTTCCTCACCCGGCCGGAAATCAGGCTTTCGGCCTGA
- a CDS encoding outer membrane protein translates to MKSMILAAGVLAAASAVPALAADMTVTEPPMEAPITEVSGVYDWGGFYVGVNTGYAFTGVDYSDGTTSIDRDLNGFALGAYAGYNIFNDGWVYGVEADVKHDFNDERFATGAGTVETETTWGGSVRARLGYAIDRTLIYGTGGYAFTRANLEDVSNGTSEGETLHGWTIGAGVEHAFTDTMAGRIEYRYSDYSKSNVFGLAGVDGDVDSHSIMVGLSMKF, encoded by the coding sequence ATGAAATCGATGATCCTCGCCGCCGGTGTGCTTGCCGCCGCAAGCGCAGTGCCGGCCCTGGCGGCAGACATGACCGTCACCGAACCGCCCATGGAGGCCCCGATCACCGAGGTGTCGGGCGTCTACGACTGGGGCGGCTTCTATGTCGGCGTGAACACCGGCTACGCCTTTACCGGGGTCGATTACTCCGACGGCACGACCTCCATCGACCGCGACCTGAACGGCTTCGCGCTCGGCGCCTATGCGGGCTACAATATCTTCAACGATGGCTGGGTCTACGGCGTGGAAGCCGACGTCAAGCACGACTTCAACGACGAGCGCTTCGCCACTGGTGCCGGGACGGTCGAAACGGAAACCACCTGGGGCGGCTCCGTCCGCGCCCGTCTGGGCTACGCCATCGACCGGACCCTGATCTACGGCACGGGCGGCTACGCCTTCACCCGCGCCAACCTGGAGGACGTTTCGAACGGCACAAGCGAGGGCGAGACCCTGCATGGCTGGACCATCGGCGCGGGCGTCGAACACGCCTTCACCGACACCATGGCCGGCCGGATCGAATATCGCTACAGCGACTACAGCAAGTCCAACGTCTTCGGCCTCGCCGGGGTCGACGGCGATGTCGATTCGCATTCCATCATGGTCGGCCTGAGCATGAAATTCTGA
- a CDS encoding glycoside hydrolase family 25 protein, giving the protein MRRLIPVLLPLALLATSCSTSSYDLGVTTASVPPRFEDKDPQDFGARNPHRHQVHGIDVSKWNGDIDWPAVKKGGVSFAFLKATEGTDRVDSRFAEYWKGAKAAGVAHAPYHFYYFCSTADAQADWFIANVPKEAVLLPPVLDAEWNPDSPTCKTRPPADEVRTVLKRFMDRLEAHYGKRPIIYTTVDFHRDNLVGYFEGYPFWLRAVAEHPENIYPARKWAFWQYTSTGVVPGVATNTDINVFAGSAKNWNQWVASVSR; this is encoded by the coding sequence ATGCGTCGGCTCATTCCGGTTCTCCTGCCCCTCGCCCTGCTCGCGACGTCCTGCTCCACCTCCAGCTACGATCTCGGCGTCACCACAGCCTCGGTCCCTCCGCGTTTCGAGGACAAGGACCCGCAGGATTTCGGCGCGCGCAATCCCCACCGCCATCAGGTGCACGGCATCGACGTCTCCAAGTGGAACGGCGACATCGACTGGCCGGCGGTGAAGAAGGGCGGCGTCTCCTTCGCATTCCTGAAGGCGACCGAGGGCACCGACCGCGTCGATAGCCGCTTTGCCGAATATTGGAAGGGCGCGAAAGCGGCCGGCGTCGCCCATGCCCCCTATCACTTCTATTACTTCTGCTCGACGGCGGACGCGCAGGCCGACTGGTTCATCGCCAATGTGCCGAAGGAGGCCGTGCTGCTACCGCCGGTGCTGGACGCCGAATGGAACCCCGATTCGCCCACCTGCAAGACCCGCCCGCCCGCCGACGAGGTGCGCACGGTCCTGAAGCGCTTCATGGACCGGCTCGAGGCGCATTACGGCAAGCGCCCGATCATCTACACGACGGTCGATTTCCACCGCGACAACCTCGTCGGCTATTTCGAAGGCTATCCCTTCTGGCTGCGCGCGGTCGCCGAGCACCCGGAAAACATCTACCCGGCGCGCAAGTGGGCCTTCTGGCAATATACCTCGACGGGCGTCGTTCCCGGTGTGGCGACGAATACCGACATCAACGTCTTCGCCGGTTCGGCGAAGAACTGGAACCAATGGGTCGCCTCCGTTTCACGCTGA